TGCGGCCCGTGTTCGTCTGCCTCGGCCCGTAATTGCGCTCGTAAGGCGGGATCCCCGGGCGCATCGGCCCCCAACGCTAAGCCATCAAATAGCGCCTGTAAATAAAAACCGGTTCCCCCGGCAATAATCGGCAGGTGGCCGCGTTGCGTAATCGCCGTAATCAGCGGCCGCGCCGCCGCCACGAACTGAGCCACGGTAAATTGTTGCGTCACGTCGCACACGTCGATGAGTTGGTGGGGGGCCTGGCGTTGTTCGGCGGGAGTGGCTTTAGCCGTGCCGATGTCTAAGTGACGGTAAACCTGCATCGAATCGCCCGAAATGATCTCCCCGTTAAACTTTTGGGCCAACGCAATGGCTAACGCGGTTTTCCCAACCGCCGTGGGCCCTACGATCGCTAACACTTTCTCCATAATTCGTCGCTCCTCGTTAATTGCTAAGATAAGGGTACCATAGGTGGCGACCGCGTGCCGGGCAAAGTCTGTGGGTGACCGGATTTTTCCGGCGCTTAAAGCTAAAACACTAGCTATTTTCTCCGGAACCTTGCATAATGGAAGCGGATAACTAACTTACTCATTGAAAGGGGTCTACTGACCATGAAGCATTTTACCAAGGGATTCTTATTTGGCGTCGTCGCGACGGCCAGTGCCGTTGCCGGTGCCGTCTTCTCCTTTAAGAAAAAGGTCGTGCAACCGATCGAAGATCAAGAAGCCCGGTTCGAAGAAAACCGCAAAAAAGCCAACCGCAAGAGCCACTCCGCTCATCACGGCTACTAACTCAAAAAGGTTCGTCCAGTCTTACGACCGTGACGAACCTTTTTTGACGATTAATACTTCGTTTTTTTCGTTTTACCTTCCCAACGTGCGTAACCCGTCTTCAAGATATAAATCTCCTTGAAGTCGTCCTTCCCCAATCTGATGGCCGCGCGGGTACTTAACGCTTTCCCCTG
Above is a window of Levilactobacillus zymae DNA encoding:
- a CDS encoding DUF3042 family protein — encoded protein: MKHFTKGFLFGVVATASAVAGAVFSFKKKVVQPIEDQEARFEENRKKANRKSHSAHHGY